The stretch of DNA TCAAGCCGGCTGAAATGACTCCGCTTTCGGTGTCCTTATTGGGCGAAATCGCGGCACAGGCGGGTATTCCAGATGGGGTCGTCAATGTCATTCATGGGAAAGGTCGTCAAGTGGGGACCTGGTTGACGGAAAATGCAGATGTCGATTTGATTTCCTTTACAGGTTCTACTGCGACCGGGAAGCAAATTTTGAAAAACGGTGCAGATTCATTAAAAAAGGTTTCCTTTGAACTCGGTGGCAAAGCGGCGAATATCATTTTTGAAGATGCCGATTTAGAGAAGGCTGTACCTGTGTCCATTACAGCTGCATTCCTTAACTCCGGGCAAGTCTGTTTGGCCGGTTCGCGAATTCTTGTACAGCGATCCATTTTACTCGAATTCATCGCCAAGTATAAAGCGGCAGCTGAACAGTTAAAAGTAGGCGATCCGCAAGATACGGAGACAAAAATGGGACCGCTCGTCAGTGAAGAGCAATACGACAAAGTGATGCGGTATTTGGAAATTGCGGAGGAGGAAAACGCGACACTCATTACTGGAGGAAAACGTCCCGAACTTCCTGAAGCGCTAAAAAACGGCTATTATATTGCACCTACTATTTATGTTCATGAAGACTCCAATGCGAAAATTTGCCAAGACGAAATCTTCGGGCCTGTTGTGACGATTATTCCTTTTGAAACGGAGGAAGAAGCCCTTCGCATAGCGAATAACACAGAATACGGTTTGAATGGGGTTGTTTGGACGGAAAATTTACAGCGTGCGCATCGTATTTCACATGCTGTCCGTGCAGGGACGATTTGGGTGAATTGTTGGTTTGTAAGAGACTTACGCGCTCCATTTGGCGGCTTTAAAAAGAGTGGAATTGGCCGGGAGGGAGGGCATCATAGCCTCGAATTCTTTACGGAAGCCAAAAATATTTGTATTGCTTTGAAGTAATTCGAAGGAGGAATCCTATGTTCTTGGATGAGATCTCTTTGATTCGCAATGGTCAGCGGCAAACGGGCGAAGAAAAAAAGGTGGAATCGGATGGACTGAAGGTTCCTCCTTTTGAATTGGTTCCATTCATTGAAAAAGCGACCTCGTACATAGAGTCATCTGATTGGATGTACTATCAAATGGGGTTTACGATGGGGAGCGAGTTGTCTTATCAACCAGAAAAAAGTGATGAATCTTTTAAAGAAGTAACAAAAGCAATATTTCAAATTCGTTATATAGAAGTAAAATGCTTGGATCGAAAACAAAGAACTTACCTTGTGACGGCCGAATCTCCCGTGTTTTCAACGACGCAGGCACAGAATCTATTCTCGGGCTATTTGAGTGGCTATTTTTCTACAAATTTACAAGAGGAATTACTTGCTAAAATTGTAACTTCGACTGAACCAGGGTGCTTAACTTGGAAGGTGCAAGTCTCCCAGCATCCGAATGAGTCGGGTTCGCCGCTGCTCCATAATCCGTCTTATACGAGCACGGACAAGCAGTTGATGTTGGAAAATAATCAATTGAAAAAAGTAATGGATATCCATAACCGCTTAACGGATGAACTTATAAATACTGACAATCCGCAGGATATTTTATCTATTATGCGGGAGTATGTAACACTGCCGATAATTATTCAAAATATTTATGGAACTGTCACAGATTACGAAAACTGTACAAAAACACAGGCTGAAATCTTTCAAAAGGAATTTATGGGCAAGTATAGTGAATGGGTATTTAGGGAAAAGCAATGCATTCCGTGCGGGTCCCACTACCGATTGATCGCCCCCATTTTCCTGAATCAGAAAGTAATCGGGTATTGCTCTTTTATTTACAAAGATAAGCCTTCACAATGGCAAAGCAAAATTGAACAGATGTTGATTGGGCGCTTAGGATCCATTTGCAGCTTACTTTATATGAATAAAAAAAATATTTTCGATGCAAATGAGCGTGTGAAAGGACAGTTGTTTGAAAAGATACTTGCCAACGAATTTGAATCCGATGACCAAATTGCACGCGAGTTGAAAGTAATGAACATCGATTGGGAAGGTGCCTATCATATTGCATTTTTATCCATAGAGTATATTGATATGGATAAAGAAGAGCATTTGTCCATTTTTGCAGACTTTTACGATGAAGTGTTTCAGTTTTTCATTGAAAAAGATTTTGAAGTGCTCATGGTCCAACGGGCGAACGGAATTTTAATTTTTATTCCCGCGGCACGCACTCATCCAAGTTTAAAGGATGGACCGCAACGTTTTTACGAGCGGGTAGAAAAGTTTTTTTCAAAAATAAGATGTTATATCGGAGTTAGTTCAACGACAAAAGATTTAAATAATGTGAAGGAGATAACTGAAGAGGCCTTAACTTCCACACAGCTTGCAACGTCAAAAGAACCGATCATTCACTTCGATGAGTTGGGGATCCTCGGGATATTCGTCAATTCAAAAGATCACCATTCGATCCGCACGTTAGCCCGTATTGAATTGGGTCCTTTGTACGGGGAGACGGATCAGCATAAGGAATGGATGACAACACTGTATATGTATTTGCAACACGGTGGGAATTTGAAGAAGACGGCAGAAGATCTGATGCTGTCGATCAGCGGTTTGCGTTATCGGATGTCCAATATTAAGGATGTATTGCAAGATGATTTGAAGAACCCGATGCGTCAGTTTCATTTATTGTTAGCTTTAAAATCGCTGAAAATGGTAGAAGATTTTCAGGTTTGCTGAAAGTGAAGATCTTCACACCAACCTGAAGTAACACGGCGATGAAGATCAAGTATGGTTGTCATCACACCTCCCAGCAATCCTAAACCGGCTGTAAATACTGTCTATGATTACGATGGGAAAAGTAGTTAAAGCATTCGATGCGATATCGCAACGGGTGCTTTTTTCTTGTCTCCATCTAGCACTAACTGCAAATACCTGGTTGGTTACCAACTTAAATAATTCGGGTCCATAGCTCCCCCGTAAATAGTTGCTCGGATTAACGAAAAGTTTTTTAATATGGTTTCTTGAAAAGCCAAGCCATATTTGTAATTTCTATCGGACCTGACAAGCAAGGAATGGTGCCAATAGAACTTATTAGTTTTCAAAAGTAATCCATAAATCTATATTCCTATAGAACTTCATTTTACTCGTTTCGTTTGTAAAAACTGATATTTGCCATATATATTTAACAATTCTGCTTCATTTGTCCTAATTTTCTCTTAAAATCTCTTTGTTTCTGTCGAAATAAAGAGTATTATAGGAACTGAGACAATCTCCAATAGATCCATTTTCTTCAAAGACAGGGGTAGAGCGATGCGAAAGACATTAACGGTGCAACTTGGAACTATTATTGTAGGTATAATGATTGCCATGTTGGCCATCACTTCATTTTCCACATACAAAACAGCATATGACAAATTATATGACGCAGCCGGTGTGGAAGCGTACGGTTGCGCGAATATTACGACGGGTTTGATTCGTCCCGACGATGTTGAAAAGATGCTGGCCGGGGATCAGGCTACGAGGGAAGCGGTTGGCAACCAATTAAACTGGACGATCAACCACAAAGAGATATTCGAAACCCAATACATCCTGGATCTTGACGGAACCATCCTGGCATTGGATGATAACTTGCGCGACAAAGGTTTCAAGCCGGGTGATTCGTTCCATATGGATGAGAAAGCGATCGATATGTTGCTTTCCATGAAGCACCCGACCTATTCGGAACTCTATGAGGCGGGCGGGATGCAGCGGCTTTCGGGTTATGCTCCAATTTTCAAGGATCACGATTCGAATAATGAAATCATTGCGATCAGCGTCATTGATTTTGATGGCTCCATCGTAGGTGAGCGGACTTGGGATGTCGTCCGAAACGGTATTTTGATCAGCTTGATTCCGATGTTGATCGCCTCCGTTATCACGTTGTACTTGATTCGCAGAAAAACGAAACCGATCTCTTCTTTGATCGCCCACGCGAAGGAAATCGCGAACGGCAATCTGGCGATAGAAGATACGGTCGTCAAAGGGCATGACGAAGTCGGAGATCTTGGACGGACGTTGAACACCATGACGGCCAATTTACGGGAAATGATCGGGACGATGCAGTCGACATCCGTCCAGTTAAGTCAAAATTCCCACGAAACGGCAGCCACTTTGAATGAAATGCAGGCGGCGGTCCAGCAAGTGGCCCAGAACATGGTACACACGGTAGAATCCATCTCCGATGGGACATCCAATGCGGAAAACGCATCGTCTATCCTGCATTCATTAGCGGAAGGGCTGCAAGATTCACGGGAAAAAGCAGATGTCACCGTCCAGAACTCAAGAAACACGATGGAGATTTCACAAGAAGGGCAGCGTCGGGCCAATGAAATCCGGGAGGATATGGAAAAGATCCGCAACTCATCCAATGAGGCAAGCGTGACTGTGCAAAACCTGATCGACTCGACGAAAAAAATCCAAGATATTACAGGTTCCATCTCTGCCATCGCCGCACAGACGAACTTGCTGGCGCTCAATGCGTCCATTGAGGCGGCCCGTGCCGGTGAACACGGAAAAGGGTTTGCTGTCGTAGCTGACGAAGTGCGGAAACTGGCGGAGCAATCGAACGAAGAAGTATTAGAAGTGGAAAAGCTTGTTCAGGAGATTACGACGAGCATCCGCGACGTCGTCCATTCGACAACGGAAAGCACGAAATTGATCGAGACAGGAACGGAGACCGTCCGATTGACGGCGGAATCGCTTAGCGAAATTTCAAGAGCGGTTGCGGAAACGGTAGAGGAGATCAGCATGATTTCCGAGACGACGGCGGCGGAAGCTGAAAGTTCCAAGCGAGTCGTCGAGCTGATCAATCAGTTGACGCAATCGATCCGGTTAATCGAAGACGCTTCTAATAATATCTCGGCCGCGACGGAACAGACTTCCGCTTCCATCGATGAAGTGGCGAGCCGTTCAAACGAAATGAGCCATATGTCGCAAGAGCTCGAGAAAATTGTTGGCCAATTTCATATTTGAACAAAGACCCGCAAAAGTGATGCTGCTTTTGCGGGTTTTATTCAAAAGGAAGAATGGTAAAGATAAATGATGTGCGATATCGGAATACGGAAGAATTGCAAATGGTATACTGAAAACAAATACATCAGTTTGAGGAGCATGCGTCATGCTAAAGGATTTGTTTATCGGATTATCGCAAAATCAGTTTCTCAATAATGCGGCGAAACGATATGGTTTGAAGCTTGGTGCGCAAAGCGTCGTAGCCGGGACGAATATACCGGAAACGATTCAAAGCATTAAAGAATTGAACGCGCATGGCATCTCGTGTACGGTTGATAATCTCGGGGAATTTGTGAATCATAAGGACGAAGCGACCGCTGCTAAGGAACAGATTCTGGAAGTTATTGAAGCAATCCATCAACATGAAGTGGATGCCCATATTTCATTGAAACCGACACAGCTTGGCTTGGATATTGACTATCATTTCTGTCTGGCTAATTTGCGGGAAATCGTGGAGAGGGCGGACGGTTATTCTATTTTCGTCAATATCGATATGGAGGATCATAGTCACTTGCAGCCTTCGTTTGATATTATGGAAGAGTTGTCCAAGGAGCATTCCAATATCGGGACCGTCATTCAGGCGTATTTTTATCGTGCCGAGGAGGATATCCAAAAATATAAGGACTATCGTCTTCGCATCGTCAAGGGGGCGTACAAAGAGCCTACGGAATATGCTTATCAGGACAAGAAGGACATCGATGCTAATTTCATCAAGTTGATCGAATATCATTTATTGAACGGGAAATTCACCTCTGTTGCGACGCATGACCATCATATTATCAACCATGTCAAACGGTTTGTGAAAGAACATGACATTCCGTTTGATCAATTCGAATTCCAAATGCTCTATGGCTTCCGCCGCGAAATGCAATTGGAACTCGCAAAGGAAGGCTATAATTTCTGTACGTACGTTCCATTCGGCAGCGATTGGTACGGCTATTTCATGCGACGACTCGCCGAAAGGCCGCAAAACTTGAATTTGGTTGTCAAGCAAGTGTTCACGAAGAAAACAAATACGATGATCGGGTTGGCGGCCGGTGCCTTTTTGCTCGGACGTTTGACGAAACGAAAATGACTGCTGAAAGCATGCCTTATCTGGATGGGCATGCTTTTTGAATTTGTTGGCTTAATACGAGCTCGAAAGGCAGCACGATCCCTTCCCAAGCAAGCAGATTGTGATTTACTTCTTCTTCACCTATAATGATAGTTGGTTTTCATTTGAGATAAATATATACATATAAAGGAGTCAGATTATAATGAATGTATTAGTCGTCAAGGCAAATAACCGGCCTGCCGAACAAGCCGTAACAAGTAAAATGTACGATGTATTCATGGAAGAAGTATCAAAAAGCGATCAGCTTGCCATTGAAACTTTCGACGTGTTCGAAGAAGATATGCCGTATTTCGGGCAGGATTTTCTTTCCGCGATGGGGAAACAATCGAAAGGTCTGGAGCTGACGGAAATTGAGCGGCGGATTCTGGCGGCTTCCACAAAAGCATTGGATGCTTTCATGAAGGCCGATACCGTCGTCTTTGTATTCCCTCTATGGAATAAAACCATCCCGGCACCGCTTCAAACATTCATCGATTATATCTACCGCGCAGGCGTGACGTTCCGCTACACGGAAGAAGGCCCGATCGGCTTGGTTCCAGAAAAGAAAGTGATCATCCTTAACGCACGCGGGGATGTCTACTCTGCCCCTCATCTGCGCGCTATGGAAATGAGCGTCAGCTATATCCGAATGATCATGGAATTCTTCGGCGTCCAGGATTTCGAAGAAGTCATCATTGAAGGCCATAACAAATACCGTGACCGTGCTGCCGAAATCATCGAAGAAGGCATGGAGAAAACAAAAGAAATGGCTGCCCGTCTTGCAGAAGGGAAAGTCCACGCATAATAACAGAGCACCTCGGTTCCGGGGTGCTTTTCTATTGTCTGAAACGCTGAAATGATTTCCAGTCTTTCCAATTCTCCTGATGACGGATAAATCAAAATGTTATATACTGTATGAAAACAAAGGGGGTAGGGAAATGAATGTACCATTAACATTGCCACAATTTCTCGATCGGGCGGTCATCTTATTCGGTGAAAAAGAGGCCATTCACTGTGAAGGCCGCAGTTTTACGTATAATGAATTGAATGGCCGGGTCAACCAACTGTCCCGGGGACTACAGGATTTAGGCATTCGAAAAGGGGATCATGTCGCCTATTTAGCAGGGAATTCGGTCGAGATGTTGGAAGGTTTCTATGGAGTTTATCAGGTGGGCGCGGTCATGGTTCCATTGAATACTCGTCTAAAGCCGGAAGATTATGTATTCATCTTAAACCATAGCGAATCGAAGGTACTGTTAGTCGACCAAGATCTTTATGAATTGATTGAACCGATCAAAGACCAACTGACTACAGTCCGCCAAATCATCGTCCACTACAAAGAGCCGCAGACAAAAGAAATCGATTACGATAATTGGCTTGCGTCGTTTTCCAGCGCAGCATTCGATCGTACGGAAATCGATGAAAATGACGTTTGCAGCTTATTGTATACGAGCGGAACGACGGGCAATCCAAAAGGGGTCATGCTGACACACCGGAATAATTATCTCCACGCGTTGAGCACGATGCACCATCTCCGTGTTCGGGATGAGGATGTCCTTCTGCATGTGTTGCCGATGTTCCACGTCAACGGCTGGGGATCGCCGTTCTATTACACGGCAAATGGTGCGTCGCAAATTTGTGCAAGGAAGCATACGCCAGAGTCGATCATCAAAGCAATCCAAGAGCATAAAGTGTCGATTCTACATATGGCACCGACAGTTCTGAACTCAATTCTTCAATACCATGATCAGCATAAACCGGTTATCGACCATGACGTTCGGGTCATCATCGCCGGCTCGGCACCGCCGCCAGCGTTCATTACCCGGGTCGAGGAAGAGCTTGGCTGGGAATTCATCCAAGTGTACGGCATGACGGAATCCTCCCCGCTTAGCTTGGTATCGACTATCCGCTCCCATTTGGATCATCTGTCCGATGGAGAAAAGATCCAATTGAAGGCAAAAGCCGGCTACCCGATGATCGGATCGGACGTGCGGATCGTGGATGAGATGGGGAATGAAGTGCCTCATGACGGGGAGACGGCAGGGGAAGTCGCCGTTCGCAGCCATGGGGTCATGAAAGGCTATTGGAAAAATGAAGCCGCGACGGAGGAAGTGCTGCAAAATGGCTATCTGTTGACAGGCGATATGGGGACGATCGACCAATATGGCTATATCAATATAGTAGACCGGAAAAAAGATGTCATCATCAGCGGAGGGGAAAATATCTCTTCTATTGAAGTGGAAGGCGTTCTTTACGGGCATCCGGCTATCCTCGAAGCGGCCGTCATCGCGGTGCCGCATGAGAAATGGGGGGAGACGCCGCATGCGTTTGTCGTATTGCGTGAGAACATGACAGCGACGGAACAGGAGATCATTGACTTTTCCAGGTCTAAACTAGCCCATTTCAAAGCGGTCACGGGTATCACCTTTGTTGATGAACTCCCGAAAACGGCATCCGGAAAAATCCAGAAAGTTCAAATCCGCGACGCATATTGGGAATCGATCGGCAAAGAAGGCCGGAAAGTGAATTAAAGCAAAAGAGCATGTTCTGTGTAAGTAAAAGTTTTACACAGAACATGCTTTTCTAGTTCTTTTTTTTCATCATTACAATGAGGGAAAGGATGAAAAAGAGGATCGTGATTCCAACTAGATAGAAAATACTGAACCATTTCGATGCAGGGTTGCCATTGATCTCATAAAAAATACCCATATTGAACTGGAAAGACTCTTTCATCCCTGGCGGCGCATTTAAAAAAGCCTCCGCGAGCGAAGTTT from Bacillus sp. OxB-1 encodes:
- a CDS encoding aldehyde dehydrogenase gives rise to the protein MIKTGSDIRKILHYVNGAYQESSTADTFEVKNPANQEIIAYVAEASEEDVRQVCRHAREAFDSGPWRTMTVAERCAKIRRMAEIILERREEIARLEALDVGKPYDHAFSSEVPRAAHNLKFFADFVEQQGGEVYPMEDNFLNYTRYEPVGVAGLITPWNAPFMLTTWKLGPCLAAGNTAVIKPAEMTPLSVSLLGEIAAQAGIPDGVVNVIHGKGRQVGTWLTENADVDLISFTGSTATGKQILKNGADSLKKVSFELGGKAANIIFEDADLEKAVPVSITAAFLNSGQVCLAGSRILVQRSILLEFIAKYKAAAEQLKVGDPQDTETKMGPLVSEEQYDKVMRYLEIAEEENATLITGGKRPELPEALKNGYYIAPTIYVHEDSNAKICQDEIFGPVVTIIPFETEEEALRIANNTEYGLNGVVWTENLQRAHRISHAVRAGTIWVNCWFVRDLRAPFGGFKKSGIGREGGHHSLEFFTEAKNICIALK
- a CDS encoding PucR family transcriptional regulator, with product MYCFEVIRRRNPMFLDEISLIRNGQRQTGEEKKVESDGLKVPPFELVPFIEKATSYIESSDWMYYQMGFTMGSELSYQPEKSDESFKEVTKAIFQIRYIEVKCLDRKQRTYLVTAESPVFSTTQAQNLFSGYLSGYFSTNLQEELLAKIVTSTEPGCLTWKVQVSQHPNESGSPLLHNPSYTSTDKQLMLENNQLKKVMDIHNRLTDELINTDNPQDILSIMREYVTLPIIIQNIYGTVTDYENCTKTQAEIFQKEFMGKYSEWVFREKQCIPCGSHYRLIAPIFLNQKVIGYCSFIYKDKPSQWQSKIEQMLIGRLGSICSLLYMNKKNIFDANERVKGQLFEKILANEFESDDQIARELKVMNIDWEGAYHIAFLSIEYIDMDKEEHLSIFADFYDEVFQFFIEKDFEVLMVQRANGILIFIPAARTHPSLKDGPQRFYERVEKFFSKIRCYIGVSSTTKDLNNVKEITEEALTSTQLATSKEPIIHFDELGILGIFVNSKDHHSIRTLARIELGPLYGETDQHKEWMTTLYMYLQHGGNLKKTAEDLMLSISGLRYRMSNIKDVLQDDLKNPMRQFHLLLALKSLKMVEDFQVC
- a CDS encoding methyl-accepting chemotaxis protein, whose product is MRKTLTVQLGTIIVGIMIAMLAITSFSTYKTAYDKLYDAAGVEAYGCANITTGLIRPDDVEKMLAGDQATREAVGNQLNWTINHKEIFETQYILDLDGTILALDDNLRDKGFKPGDSFHMDEKAIDMLLSMKHPTYSELYEAGGMQRLSGYAPIFKDHDSNNEIIAISVIDFDGSIVGERTWDVVRNGILISLIPMLIASVITLYLIRRKTKPISSLIAHAKEIANGNLAIEDTVVKGHDEVGDLGRTLNTMTANLREMIGTMQSTSVQLSQNSHETAATLNEMQAAVQQVAQNMVHTVESISDGTSNAENASSILHSLAEGLQDSREKADVTVQNSRNTMEISQEGQRRANEIREDMEKIRNSSNEASVTVQNLIDSTKKIQDITGSISAIAAQTNLLALNASIEAARAGEHGKGFAVVADEVRKLAEQSNEEVLEVEKLVQEITTSIRDVVHSTTESTKLIETGTETVRLTAESLSEISRAVAETVEEISMISETTAAEAESSKRVVELINQLTQSIRLIEDASNNISAATEQTSASIDEVASRSNEMSHMSQELEKIVGQFHI
- a CDS encoding proline dehydrogenase family protein — translated: MLKDLFIGLSQNQFLNNAAKRYGLKLGAQSVVAGTNIPETIQSIKELNAHGISCTVDNLGEFVNHKDEATAAKEQILEVIEAIHQHEVDAHISLKPTQLGLDIDYHFCLANLREIVERADGYSIFVNIDMEDHSHLQPSFDIMEELSKEHSNIGTVIQAYFYRAEEDIQKYKDYRLRIVKGAYKEPTEYAYQDKKDIDANFIKLIEYHLLNGKFTSVATHDHHIINHVKRFVKEHDIPFDQFEFQMLYGFRREMQLELAKEGYNFCTYVPFGSDWYGYFMRRLAERPQNLNLVVKQVFTKKTNTMIGLAAGAFLLGRLTKRK
- a CDS encoding FMN-dependent NADH-azoreductase; the encoded protein is MNVLVVKANNRPAEQAVTSKMYDVFMEEVSKSDQLAIETFDVFEEDMPYFGQDFLSAMGKQSKGLELTEIERRILAASTKALDAFMKADTVVFVFPLWNKTIPAPLQTFIDYIYRAGVTFRYTEEGPIGLVPEKKVIILNARGDVYSAPHLRAMEMSVSYIRMIMEFFGVQDFEEVIIEGHNKYRDRAAEIIEEGMEKTKEMAARLAEGKVHA
- a CDS encoding long-chain-fatty-acid--CoA ligase, whose product is MNVPLTLPQFLDRAVILFGEKEAIHCEGRSFTYNELNGRVNQLSRGLQDLGIRKGDHVAYLAGNSVEMLEGFYGVYQVGAVMVPLNTRLKPEDYVFILNHSESKVLLVDQDLYELIEPIKDQLTTVRQIIVHYKEPQTKEIDYDNWLASFSSAAFDRTEIDENDVCSLLYTSGTTGNPKGVMLTHRNNYLHALSTMHHLRVRDEDVLLHVLPMFHVNGWGSPFYYTANGASQICARKHTPESIIKAIQEHKVSILHMAPTVLNSILQYHDQHKPVIDHDVRVIIAGSAPPPAFITRVEEELGWEFIQVYGMTESSPLSLVSTIRSHLDHLSDGEKIQLKAKAGYPMIGSDVRIVDEMGNEVPHDGETAGEVAVRSHGVMKGYWKNEAATEEVLQNGYLLTGDMGTIDQYGYINIVDRKKDVIISGGENISSIEVEGVLYGHPAILEAAVIAVPHEKWGETPHAFVVLRENMTATEQEIIDFSRSKLAHFKAVTGITFVDELPKTASGKIQKVQIRDAYWESIGKEGRKVN